The Hemicordylus capensis ecotype Gifberg chromosome 13, rHemCap1.1.pri, whole genome shotgun sequence sequence TGGGGGCCCTCGGTGACGTGTGAGATCAGGTAGTTGGCATCCGTCAGGCGCACCCCGCCCAACCCCAAGCCCAGCACCCGATTCAGACCATCCTCCAGGGACCAGAATCGCCGATCCACGAACCCCCCAGGGAAGCCTAGCTGGCCGTCAAACCGCATCTGCATCTGCAATAGAGGCGCATCACGTTAATGGAGACCGGCCAAGAGGCCAGACTAGGCGAGGCCGGGGTGGGAGATCGGCAGGGACCTGGTTTCCAGTCAAGCCTGTGCTCCTTCCTCAAGAACTAGGGCAAGAAGCGTGCTGGAAACTGAGTCCCTTCCTAGGCCATCTCAGAGCACTGACACATTCTTCGTGCATGGGTACTGCCTGCTCCTTAAGAGTAAGAGGGCTCTGAATGTAAAGGCCTTGCCCCAATGTGGcctggaaggaaggagagagagagggaaagcaccTTAGGAGTCGCTGCTCCTTTCAAATATATACCTGTCAGCTACATAGGATgttgctgcctactgagtccaACCACTGGTCCAGCTGGCTCAGCAGTTtccatactgactggcagtggcttctctggggCTTCAGGAACAGAAAggtttttctcagccctgtctggagatgctgccagggactgaaggtGCGAcctgctgtgtgcaaagcagTGGCTCTGCCACAGAACTATGGGCCCCATCCCCAGGCAGGGAAGTGGGTCTCTACTTTCTGCCTGGACAGaaagaaaagtggagggaggagaaaTCCCAAAGGTGCTGGATAGATTCATTAATAGTTTATTCaatactagctggcctgggcataGAGCATCTGCGTCTCCTCGTTCTCcctgctcctttccccctccctctcggctatccccccattctcagcccccCGTTTTCTCCCCCGCCACCATCCTGCCCACATTGCTTTCCCCCGCCCCTCCTGGCtgcttgcttgcaaactctcccgagagctgccacacatggcacATGGGTATGTCtgagagaattatatagatagatagaagatagacaGATTGCCTGAGGTATTGCGAGCATCTTCCTGGGGATTGTATCCCACACCAGCTGGGTATCCATACCATTCTGGGTATCCATAGGATATCCAGAAAAATATCAGAAATGCATTTGCCTCTGAATAAGAGCATCCACTGCTCAAGACGCGTCAGGCAATCCCGAACAAGCCATCCATTAATCTATCCAGCACCTTTAGGATCAAAccgcacccctccccccccacctttccaaCTTGCTGCTGCGCCATTCCCCACCCCTTTCCCGTCTCTACCTGTGCCCCAACCACGCCCCGCCCCTCACCATCGCCCCGCCCACTCCTTGAGGTCCCGCCCATTCCCCCCTCGATGCCCCGCCCACACCGCggctcccccccccttcaccGCGACGCGACGCCCCTTCCCACAAGTGCCACGCCCTCTTACCAGGATGGCGTAGCGTAGCGGGATGCGACCGAAGAGCATCCCCGGATTGGGCGCGAAGAGCATGGCGTGGCAGGAGTGGCTCCAGCCGGGCCCGAGACGGAGTGCCTCGGAGCGGGTCAACGGCTTCAGCTCCGGCACGCCCGGCACGCCCAGAGTCTGTAGGCCTACCGACAAAGCAGCGGTGGCGACGGGCCGCCCGCCCAGCACGCCCATTCCCTTCCCCACACAGGCGGCagcgatggggggagggggggcaggagcCCTGCCCCTCAACGCCTGCGCCGCCATCGCCGACAACCGCTCGAGAAGAGCGCGAACCCGCCGCCACGGCCAATCGTCGCTCGGAGCACTCAACGGCCGACCAATCGCATAACGCGTTGAAAGACAGGCAGGCAAGCTGGCCAATGGAGTCGCGCCTCCCTTCATAGTAGCTCTGCCTCATGACTGGTTGGGGGCGGAGCTGGGTAGAGCCGTCCCAAGGCGTCTTCTCGCAGCCGCCGCTGAGCATCTTGGGAAATGGAGTCCGCAATCCCAGCAGTTCGGCCGCaaggtggggaagggagagagcgAGGGTGGCCCTGGGCGTGTCGCCTCTCCTTCGGCGATAGGGCCCGCAGCCGGCCTATATACCTGTCTGGGGCGAGGGAGCAGAATCGCTACGAAGCCAGGGTCGCCCATCTGCCGCAGCTGCTCCACAGGcagaaaactcccagcagtcaaAGCCCGGCGAGAACCGGGAGGAAGCGCTTGGTTGGCTGCAGCCTTTCGGGGAGCGTGcgtccaaaccagcccaaaaaGGCAACGATCTTGTGCACTTACCCAGCGGGCGCGCATCCACATGGCGCTAATGCATCGGATGAGGCCGGCAGCGTTCTTACTGGGAGGCAAGCCTCATCCGGACGCACTTCTTGGCCTGGGACCGCAGAggaactctgctggatcagaccaaggtgggggccatccagtccagcatcctccttGTTCCAGAGTGGCCAAACACATGCGCAAGAGGGCTGATGCCTATCGTCCTTCAGAGGTAGCcggctgcctctgaacctggaggttagggttaggcttcttctgcaacctcctgGCTTCAAATCTCTGCCAGTGTCAGCTTGACTGGAGGCAGAGGGCAATTACTTCCTTCTGTTTGGAGGAGAAAAGCTGGGCAGGAGGAAGCAGGACGTTTCCTCTTTCCAAGTCAGCCCTGGGAGGGTGTCAGCACCTGGAGAGGCTTGGGAGGGAATCGGCTGGCAGGAGGGGAGTCCCTAGAAGCCAGTGGAAGTGCCAGAGGAGCAGCCTGAATAGTCTGCGCTCTGCTggcagcaaagaggcagctcGGCCACTCCTCCTTTCACTGGCTGGGGAAGGCAGCCTAGGTTAGATCCTGCCGCCAGCCGTCCGGAGTCAGATGGTCACTGCTAGTCCAAGTCAGATGGACCAGTGTCAGGCAACGCCCTAGGTTCCTTCCTATGCTCTTAAGGATGTGCACATCTGCCCACAGGTGGCAGCAAAAGCACACCAAAGGAGGATCTTTATTTAACCCTAGAGTCCTAAGCttgaatagccacctaatggcacagcagggaggtAACgggcctagggagcaagaggctgttggttctaatccccactggtattttccccagattatgggaaacacctatatcaggcagaagcgatataggaagatgctgaaaggcatcgtctcctactgtgcgggagaaggcaatggtaaacccctcctgtattctaccaaggacaaccacagggctctgtgggtgccaggagtcgacaccgactcgacggcacaactttacctttacctaagatTGAAAATTGTACTCCAGACTTTCCTGTGGATTcatgggagggaggaagatgcTTCAAGGCAGGGTTAGCTTTCACAAAGAGgccttgctgctggctggcctCTCTGCAGAAGCTGTGGGTTCCCCCCAGGCTGTCTCAGGTTGCAGCCGGATCGGCTTAGCCAGGCACTACCATAATGAGGGTAAATATGAACCCTTGATTGCTGCCACCTGGACACCCTCGGAAACAGGATCGCTGCTCCCCGGGGAGCTGGCTTCCCAAATGCACAGGGCTGCCGTGAGCCCCTGGCGAGCAGAGCCCGTGTAACCAAATCCAGTCCTGGGGGAGGCAGCAGCTTGTCCTTTGTCTCCAGCCCGTGCCCTGGATGGTTAACTtggtctcctccttccccacccactgAACTCCACTGCCACTCCTTTGCCTTGGAGCAAGAGAAAGCCAAGCCGCGTGGGGACTGGCAACAGCAGAGGATGTCCGTCCACAACTCTCCCTCCGCCTGGCTGCCTTGGAAAGCCCTCAACcctgccactggggctgggatgCTGGACGACAGCCTCACCAACCTCCAGTGGCTCCAGGAGTTCTCCTTCCTCACCGGTGACCCAGAAAAGCCAgctgccgccgccagccagctTAGCCCCCAGAGGCCCCTGCGGGGCTCCGaggccccagccagcccccccgcGGGGGACACCGCCACCAAAGGGATGCCTCCCAGCATGGGCAAGCCCACCTCCTCCAGCACCAGCGCCCTGCAGCCCCTGGCC is a genomic window containing:
- the NUDT16L1 gene encoding tudor-interacting repair regulator protein, producing MKGGATPLASLPACLSTRYAIGRPLSAPSDDWPWRRVRALLERLSAMAAQALRGRAPAPPPPIAAACVGKGMGVLGGRPVATAALSVGLQTLGVPGVPELKPLTRSEALRLGPGWSHSCHAMLFAPNPGMLFGRIPLRYAILMQMRFDGQLGFPGGFVDRRFWSLEDGLNRVLGLGLGGVRLTDANYLISHVTEGPHRVVAHFYVKQLTLQELHAIEISAVHSRDHGLEVMGTVRVPLYTQKDRVGGLPAFLRNSFVNTAKFQLLYALKVLNMVPVEKLAEAVAATQKLKTPAPETAVAASAPAVPPTTF